The following proteins come from a genomic window of Corynebacterium crudilactis:
- the rplJ gene encoding 50S ribosomal protein L10 → MANPKNEAALAELKVRFAETDAVVLTEYRGLTVAQTTELRKALGHDVQYSVAKNTLVKIAANEAGVEGLDDLLTGPTAVAFIKGEAVDTAKVLKKFGEENKAFVVKGGYMDGNALTAEQVNAIAELDNRETTLAKLAGAMKGSLAKAAGLFNAPASQVARLAVALQEKKEA, encoded by the coding sequence ATGGCAAATCCAAAGAACGAAGCAGCTCTGGCAGAGCTTAAGGTACGCTTCGCTGAGACCGACGCTGTCGTTCTCACCGAATACCGTGGCCTGACCGTGGCTCAGACCACCGAACTGCGTAAGGCACTGGGACATGATGTCCAGTACTCCGTCGCCAAGAACACCCTTGTTAAGATCGCCGCTAATGAAGCTGGCGTCGAGGGCCTTGATGATCTCCTGACCGGTCCAACCGCTGTTGCCTTCATCAAGGGCGAAGCAGTTGACACCGCTAAGGTGCTGAAGAAATTCGGCGAAGAGAACAAGGCATTCGTAGTCAAGGGTGGCTACATGGATGGCAACGCGCTGACCGCTGAACAGGTCAACGCAATTGCTGAGCTGGACAACCGTGAGACTACTCTCGCGAAGCTTGCCGGCGCCATGAAGGGCAGCTTGGCAAAGGCCGCAGGCCTGTTCAACGCTCCTGCTTCTCAGGTCGCACGCCTTGCGGTTGCGCTCCAGGAGAAGAAGGAAGCTTAA